In the Candidatus Mycosynbacter amalyticus genome, one interval contains:
- the rpmI gene encoding 50S ribosomal protein L35 gives MPKLKTHKGTAKRVKLTGTGKITRGRAFGGHLLAKKSKSRKRAINTTAVVTGGMAKNVKRALGVK, from the coding sequence ATGCCAAAGCTAAAGACGCACAAAGGAACTGCGAAACGCGTGAAGCTTACCGGAACCGGTAAAATCACTCGTGGTCGCGCGTTCGGCGGTCACCTGCTTGCAAAGAAAAGCAAGAGCCGCAAACGTGCCATCAACACGACAGCTGTCGTCACCGGTGGCATGGCCAAAAATGTTAAACGAGCCCTAGGAGTCAAATAA
- the infC gene encoding translation initiation factor IF-3, with translation MNEQIRAKELRVIGADGEQLGVVSLAEARRLADEAGLDLVEISPNADPPVAKIVDWGKYQYQKMKELQKNRKKAKASELKQMRLGLKIGSNDLEIKLRKIRKFLEDGHKVKIMIFFRGREMAHKELGYDLINQIITKLEDDATVEQKPQMAGRNLSITVRSK, from the coding sequence GTGAACGAACAGATCCGAGCCAAGGAACTGCGCGTTATCGGTGCAGACGGTGAACAGCTAGGTGTAGTATCTCTCGCAGAGGCTCGTCGCCTCGCGGATGAAGCAGGTCTCGACCTAGTAGAAATTTCGCCAAATGCCGATCCACCTGTTGCCAAAATCGTGGACTGGGGTAAATACCAGTACCAGAAGATGAAGGAGCTACAGAAAAATCGCAAAAAAGCGAAAGCCAGCGAGCTTAAGCAGATGCGACTTGGCCTCAAGATCGGCAGTAACGATCTCGAAATCAAGCTGCGTAAGATTCGTAAGTTTCTCGAAGATGGTCACAAAGTGAAAATCATGATTTTCTTTCGTGGTCGCGAGATGGCACACAAAGAACTCGGCTACGATCTCATCAACCAAATCATCACCAAACTCGAAGATGATGCGACTGTCGAACAAAAGCCTCAGATGGCTGGCCGCAATCTGAGCATAACCGTAAGGAGTAAATAA
- the rplT gene encoding 50S ribosomal protein L20, protein MMRVKRGVTARAKHKKILKQAKGMQHNRTRSFRLAKQAVTRALQYAYRDRRNKKRDLRGLWITRINAAARLQGTTYSKLMAGLKKANIELDRKVLADLAVREPKAFEAIAKAAK, encoded by the coding sequence ATAATGCGAGTTAAACGAGGTGTTACCGCACGCGCAAAGCACAAAAAAATACTGAAGCAAGCTAAAGGCATGCAACATAACCGCACACGCAGCTTCCGCCTAGCGAAACAAGCTGTCACCCGTGCGCTCCAGTATGCCTACCGCGACCGCCGCAACAAAAAGCGTGATCTCCGTGGTCTTTGGATTACCCGCATCAACGCTGCTGCGCGCCTACAGGGCACAACTTACAGCAAGCTGATGGCTGGCCTCAAGAAGGCAAATATCGAGCTAGACCGCAAAGTTCTCGCCGACCTGGCTGTCCGCGAACCAAAAGCATTCGAAGCTATCGCAAAAGCAGCAAAATAG
- a CDS encoding reverse transcriptase-like protein has translation MKQRTAVRALVRKHDQTLLLRRANGRESILGKFELPGGKIDYHEQPEDALRRYLAKDAGLVPLSMQLFDVITYIDSDDPELQYVFIVYLVNVEDARVTLSDNYDKAIWQSKSKIQHREITESSQVLLGLSEQKIVTDESGEHQLQIDENIATEDRMILYSDGGSRGNPGISAAAYVVESATGDVIEKGGQFLGITTSYQAEYHGLLLGLERALELGYKRLEYRLDSLMVVNQMKGIYTVKNRELWPINERVIDLLTQFEDVRFVHVRREFNTLADAEVNRILDMHAKPSGHSEENTVY, from the coding sequence ATGAAACAACGTACCGCTGTCCGTGCACTTGTGCGCAAACATGATCAGACATTGCTTCTGCGCCGTGCCAATGGGCGCGAGTCAATACTTGGTAAGTTCGAGCTGCCTGGTGGTAAGATAGATTATCATGAACAGCCGGAGGATGCGCTACGTCGTTACTTGGCGAAGGATGCGGGTCTTGTGCCGCTATCTATGCAGCTGTTTGATGTGATTACCTATATAGACTCAGATGATCCTGAGCTACAATATGTGTTTATCGTCTATCTAGTAAATGTAGAGGATGCGCGGGTGACATTGAGTGATAACTACGATAAGGCGATATGGCAAAGTAAATCTAAAATACAACATAGAGAAATCACTGAATCATCACAAGTACTACTAGGTCTGAGTGAACAAAAAATCGTAACAGATGAGAGTGGCGAACATCAGCTGCAAATAGATGAGAATATTGCAACGGAAGATAGGATGATTTTGTATTCAGACGGTGGCTCGCGAGGCAATCCGGGCATATCAGCAGCAGCATATGTCGTGGAAAGTGCTACGGGAGATGTGATAGAGAAAGGTGGTCAATTCCTTGGCATTACCACAAGTTATCAGGCGGAATATCACGGGTTACTACTCGGACTCGAACGTGCGCTTGAGCTGGGTTATAAGAGGCTCGAATATCGCCTCGATAGTTTGATGGTAGTGAATCAGATGAAGGGTATTTACACTGTGAAAAATAGGGAGCTATGGCCAATTAACGAGCGGGTGATAGATTTACTGACGCAGTTCGAAGATGTACGGTTTGTTCATGTGCGTCGTGAATTTAATACGCTGGCCGACGCAGAGGTAAACAGGATTCTCGATATGCACGCCAAGCCATCAGGACATAGCGAGGAAAATACGGTATACTAG